The following are encoded in a window of Variovorax paradoxus genomic DNA:
- a CDS encoding TRAP transporter substrate-binding protein, giving the protein MKLTRLAAGLVLGMGMACAAFAQTTMKISISTAQNSHQGVAIDTFAKEVEKRTGGRYKVQTFYNGALGGERESIEAVQLGTQELAFSSTGPIPNFVPETKILDVPFLFRDKAHARAVLDGPIGQEMLTKFDAKGFKALAWAENGFRHMTNSKRDVKAPEDLKGLKMRTMENPVHIAAYKGFGIVTTPMAFPEVFTALQQGTVDGQENPLPVIISAKFDQVQKHLSLTGHVYSPCIFVMNKGTFDKLSAADKQAFLDAAKEGTKANRARVDEDDAKGVADLRAKGMTVIDNVDKAKFVAALTPVNAQFEKDFGKANLDKIRNFK; this is encoded by the coding sequence ATGAAGTTGACCCGACTGGCCGCCGGCCTGGTTCTGGGCATGGGCATGGCCTGCGCCGCTTTTGCGCAGACGACCATGAAGATCAGCATTTCCACCGCGCAGAACTCGCACCAGGGCGTGGCCATCGACACCTTCGCCAAGGAAGTCGAAAAGCGCACGGGCGGCCGCTACAAGGTCCAGACCTTCTACAACGGCGCGCTCGGCGGCGAACGCGAGTCGATCGAAGCGGTGCAGCTGGGCACCCAGGAACTGGCCTTCTCGTCGACCGGCCCGATCCCCAACTTCGTGCCCGAGACCAAGATCCTCGACGTGCCCTTCCTGTTCCGCGACAAGGCGCATGCACGCGCCGTGCTCGACGGCCCCATCGGCCAGGAAATGCTGACCAAGTTCGACGCCAAGGGCTTCAAGGCGCTGGCATGGGCCGAGAACGGCTTCCGCCACATGACCAACAGCAAGCGCGACGTGAAGGCCCCCGAAGACCTCAAGGGCCTGAAGATGCGCACGATGGAAAACCCGGTGCACATCGCCGCCTACAAGGGCTTCGGCATCGTGACCACGCCGATGGCCTTCCCCGAGGTGTTCACGGCACTGCAGCAGGGCACGGTCGACGGCCAGGAGAACCCGCTGCCGGTGATCATCTCGGCCAAGTTCGACCAGGTGCAAAAGCACCTCTCGCTGACCGGCCACGTCTACTCGCCCTGCATCTTCGTGATGAACAAGGGCACCTTCGACAAGCTGAGCGCGGCCGACAAGCAGGCTTTCCTCGACGCCGCCAAGGAAGGCACCAAGGCCAACCGTGCGCGCGTGGACGAAGACGACGCCAAGGGCGTGGCCGACCTGCGCGCCAAGGGCATGACCGTGATCGACAACGTCGACAAGGCCAAGTTCGTGGCGGCGCTGACGCCAGTCAATGCCCAGTTCGAAAAGGACTTCGGCAAGGCCAACCTGGACAAGATCCGCAACTTCAAGTAA